The Halomonas sp. KG2 genome contains a region encoding:
- the nrdE gene encoding class 1b ribonucleoside-diphosphate reductase subunit alpha produces the protein METSSSVSSNVAANNVATKNSAETKRPTAGVSEARTLDYHALNAMLNLYGANGELQLDKDREAARQYFLQHVNQNTVFFHSLEEKLDYLVEEQYYEAEMLAQYSFAFIKALFEQAYAYKFRFPSFLGAFKYYTSYTLKTFDGKRYLERYEDRVCMVALTLARGDEALAKSLVDEIISGRFQPATPTFLNCGKQQRGELVSCFLLRIEDNMESIGRSINSALQLSKRGGGVAFLLTNIRESGAPIKRIENQSSGIIPIMKLLEDAFSYANQLGARQGAGAVYLNAHHPDILSFLDTKRENADEKIRIKTLSLGVTIPDITFELAKRNDDMYLFSPYDVERVYGVPFGDISVTEKYHEMVADARIRKHKINARAFFQTLAELQFESGYPYIMFEDTVNRANPIAGRINMSNLCSEILQVNTPTEYDDDLGYRQVGQDISCNLGSMNIAKVMDSGDIGTSVEIAIRGLTAVSEMSNLRSVPSIAEGNAKSRAIGLGQMNLHGFLAREHIYYGSEEGLDFTNLYFYCVAFHAIRASNQLAIEHSEAFAGFEDSTYASGAFFDKYTDQAWLPKTEKVRHLFERSGIALPTQEEWQALKASVMAHGLYNRNLQAVPPTGSISYINHSTSSIHPVAARIEIRKEGKLGRVYYPAPFLNEANFDYFQDAYEIGPEKIIDTYAEASKHVDQGLSLTLFFPDTATTRDINKAQIYAWRKGIKTLYYIRLRQSALEGTEVEGCVSCSL, from the coding sequence TTGGAAACGTCAAGCTCAGTCTCTAGCAACGTAGCCGCTAACAATGTCGCTACAAAAAACTCGGCAGAAACAAAACGGCCTACTGCGGGGGTGTCCGAGGCGCGTACCCTGGATTACCATGCGCTGAACGCGATGTTGAATCTATACGGTGCCAACGGTGAATTGCAGCTCGATAAAGATCGCGAAGCCGCCCGCCAGTATTTCCTGCAGCACGTTAATCAAAACACCGTGTTCTTCCACTCGTTGGAAGAGAAGCTCGATTACCTAGTGGAAGAGCAGTACTACGAGGCAGAAATGCTGGCCCAGTACAGCTTTGCCTTTATTAAGGCGCTGTTTGAGCAGGCATACGCCTATAAATTCCGTTTCCCGAGCTTCTTGGGCGCTTTCAAGTATTACACCAGCTACACGCTGAAAACGTTCGACGGTAAGCGTTACCTTGAGCGCTATGAAGACCGTGTCTGCATGGTGGCGCTGACCCTGGCGCGTGGCGATGAGGCGTTGGCCAAGTCACTGGTTGATGAAATTATTAGCGGCCGTTTTCAGCCAGCTACGCCGACTTTCCTGAACTGCGGTAAACAGCAGCGCGGTGAGCTGGTTTCCTGCTTCCTGCTACGTATTGAAGATAACATGGAGTCGATTGGTCGCTCGATTAACTCCGCGTTGCAGCTCTCTAAGCGCGGCGGCGGTGTTGCCTTCTTGTTGACTAATATCCGCGAGTCCGGCGCACCCATTAAGCGTATCGAGAACCAGTCCTCGGGTATTATCCCGATTATGAAACTGCTGGAAGATGCCTTCTCCTACGCTAACCAGTTAGGTGCGCGCCAGGGCGCAGGTGCGGTTTATTTAAATGCTCACCACCCGGATATTCTGAGTTTTCTCGACACTAAGCGTGAAAATGCCGATGAAAAAATCCGCATTAAAACGCTGTCGCTGGGCGTAACGATCCCGGACATTACCTTTGAGCTGGCCAAGCGCAACGACGATATGTACCTGTTCTCGCCCTACGATGTTGAGCGGGTTTATGGCGTGCCGTTTGGGGATATCAGCGTGACCGAGAAGTATCATGAAATGGTCGCGGATGCGCGTATTCGTAAGCACAAGATCAATGCGCGTGCATTCTTCCAAACCCTGGCCGAGCTACAGTTCGAATCAGGCTATCCGTACATCATGTTTGAAGATACGGTTAACCGTGCGAACCCGATTGCTGGTCGTATCAATATGAGCAACCTTTGCTCTGAAATTCTCCAGGTGAATACGCCCACCGAATACGATGACGATCTTGGCTATCGTCAGGTCGGTCAGGACATCTCCTGTAATCTGGGGTCGATGAACATCGCTAAAGTGATGGACTCAGGTGATATTGGCACCAGCGTTGAGATTGCCATTCGTGGTTTGACCGCGGTTTCTGAGATGAGCAACCTGCGCAGCGTACCTTCCATTGCTGAAGGTAACGCCAAGTCTCGCGCCATTGGCCTCGGGCAAATGAACCTGCACGGTTTCCTGGCGCGCGAACACATTTATTATGGTTCGGAAGAGGGCTTGGACTTTACCAATCTCTACTTCTACTGCGTGGCATTCCATGCGATTCGTGCGTCTAACCAGCTGGCGATCGAACACAGCGAAGCCTTTGCAGGGTTTGAAGACTCCACCTACGCATCGGGCGCTTTCTTTGATAAGTACACCGATCAAGCGTGGCTGCCGAAAACTGAGAAAGTGCGTCATTTGTTCGAGCGTAGTGGTATTGCACTACCTACCCAGGAAGAGTGGCAGGCGCTAAAGGCATCGGTAATGGCGCACGGGCTGTATAACCGTAACCTGCAGGCGGTGCCGCCAACGGGTTCTATCTCATATATCAACCACTCCACCTCGAGTATTCACCCGGTGGCAGCGAGAATTGAGATCCGTAAAGAAGGCAAGCTGGGGCGTGTTTATTATCCGGCGCCATTCTTGAATGAGGCGAACTTCGATTATTTCCAGGATGCTTATGAAATTGGTCCTGAGAAAATTATCGATACCTATGCTGAAGCGTCTAAACACGTTGATCAGGGGCTGTCGTTGACGCTGTTCTTCCCTGATACCGCCACCACGCGGGATATCAACAAAGCGCAAATTTACGCGTGGCGTAAGGGCATCAAGACGCTTTACTACATCCGTTTACGCCAGAGCGCGCTTGAAGGTACGGAAGTAGAAGGCTGCGTCTCCTGCTCGCTGTAA
- the nrdI gene encoding class Ib ribonucleoside-diphosphate reductase assembly flavoprotein NrdI gives MQNAGVEAGRNRSLVYFSTKSGNTHRFIQKLGLSAQRLPLNREEPTPRVEQPYILVTPTYGGGYAEGAVPGQVIRFLNDEHNRHLLRGVIAAGNTNFGEAYGLAGRIIAQKCQVPLLYRFELFGTDDDVAKVRKGVEEFWKRQAQSLAT, from the coding sequence ATGCAAAACGCTGGTGTGGAAGCTGGGCGCAATCGTTCATTAGTTTATTTTTCCACTAAGTCAGGCAATACCCACCGTTTTATACAAAAGCTTGGCTTAAGCGCCCAGCGGCTGCCACTAAACCGTGAAGAACCAACGCCACGCGTTGAGCAGCCCTACATATTAGTGACGCCTACCTATGGTGGCGGCTATGCCGAAGGGGCAGTGCCGGGGCAGGTGATTCGGTTTTTAAATGATGAGCACAATCGGCACCTCCTAAGAGGTGTTATTGCCGCTGGTAATACGAATTTTGGTGAGGCATACGGATTGGCAGGGCGAATTATTGCTCAAAAGTGCCAAGTGCCGCTGCTTTATCGATTTGAACTGTTTGGCACTGACGACGATGTCGCCAAGGTCCGCAAAGGAGTAGAAGAGTTTTGGAAACGTCAAGCTCAGTCTCTAGCAACGTAG
- the nrdH gene encoding glutaredoxin-like protein NrdH: MDIQIYSKPACVQCTATYRALDKQGLEYTVIDITAESGAQEEVEALGYRQLPVVVAGEDHWSGFRPDRIQALA, translated from the coding sequence ATGGATATCCAAATTTATAGCAAGCCTGCTTGTGTTCAATGCACTGCTACCTACCGTGCGCTGGATAAGCAGGGCCTAGAATATACCGTTATCGATATCACTGCTGAAAGCGGTGCCCAAGAGGAAGTAGAAGCGCTGGGTTATCGCCAGTTACCTGTCGTGGTTGCAGGCGAGGATCATTGGTCTGGTTTTCGTCCTGACCGCATTCAAGCGCTAGCGTAA
- a CDS encoding superoxide dismutase codes for MAHTLPELPYAYDALEPHIDAMTMEIHHSRHHNTYVTNLNAALEGTGLEDVPVEELVANLDRVPEEKRQAVINNGGGHANHSMFWQMMSPNGGGQPQGDVAKAIEAELGGLDAFKEAFKKAALGRFGSGWAWLSVTPEKKLVVENTLNQDSPLMHGNTPVLVLDVWEHAYYLKFQNKRPDYVEAFFNVVNWEDVERRYQAAIA; via the coding sequence ATGGCACATACACTTCCAGAATTACCGTACGCTTATGACGCGCTTGAGCCGCATATCGATGCGATGACGATGGAGATTCATCACTCTCGTCACCACAATACTTACGTTACTAATCTAAATGCAGCTCTTGAAGGCACGGGCCTTGAAGACGTGCCGGTTGAAGAGCTGGTTGCCAATCTTGATCGTGTACCTGAAGAGAAGCGTCAAGCCGTTATTAATAACGGCGGCGGCCATGCCAACCACTCTATGTTCTGGCAAATGATGTCACCTAATGGCGGCGGCCAGCCCCAGGGTGATGTAGCAAAAGCGATTGAAGCCGAACTAGGCGGTCTTGATGCGTTCAAGGAAGCGTTCAAGAAGGCTGCGCTGGGTCGCTTTGGTAGTGGCTGGGCATGGCTCTCCGTGACACCTGAGAAAAAGCTGGTCGTTGAAAATACCCTGAACCAAGACAGCCCGCTAATGCATGGCAACACGCCGGTATTGGTTCTGGATGTTTGGGAGCACGCATACTACCTGAAGTTCCAAAACAAGCGCCCTGATTACGTAGAAGCCTTTTTTAACGTAGTCAATTGGGAAGATGTTGAGCGTCGTTATCAGGCGGCTATCGCCTAA
- a CDS encoding FAD-binding protein: MSILVLADLHEGQLAGATAHVVAAAKAIGGDIDVLVAGEGVQAAADAAAKLEGVNKVRVADNAVYAHQLAEPMGALLVELAGDYTHVLASASTTGKNVLPRLAALKDVSQLSDVIGVESADTFLRPIYAGNAIATVKSDDALKVMTVRTTAFDAVESTGSASVEAVDVVVENGQSSFVKQELAQSDRPELGGAKVVVSGGRGMGNGENFKLLDGIADKLGAAIGASRAAVDAGFVPNDMQVGQTGKIVAPELYIAVGISGAIQHLAGMKDSKVIVAINKDEEAPIFQVADYGLVGDLFEVLPELESKL, from the coding sequence ATGAGCATTCTGGTACTTGCCGACCTTCATGAAGGTCAGTTAGCGGGCGCAACCGCTCACGTAGTTGCTGCTGCCAAGGCGATTGGTGGTGACATTGACGTGCTGGTGGCCGGTGAAGGCGTTCAAGCGGCGGCTGATGCTGCTGCAAAGCTTGAAGGCGTCAATAAAGTTCGCGTTGCCGATAACGCTGTTTACGCCCATCAGCTTGCCGAGCCAATGGGTGCGCTATTGGTTGAATTGGCTGGCGACTATACCCACGTGTTGGCTAGCGCCTCTACCACTGGCAAAAACGTACTGCCGCGCTTGGCTGCCTTAAAAGATGTTAGCCAGCTGTCTGACGTGATTGGCGTTGAAAGTGCTGATACTTTCCTGCGTCCAATTTATGCGGGCAACGCCATCGCCACAGTAAAAAGCGACGACGCACTGAAAGTGATGACCGTGCGTACCACTGCGTTTGATGCGGTCGAGAGCACGGGTAGCGCCTCTGTAGAAGCGGTAGACGTAGTGGTCGAAAATGGTCAGTCTAGCTTTGTTAAGCAAGAGCTGGCGCAGTCCGACCGCCCAGAACTTGGCGGTGCTAAAGTTGTGGTGTCTGGTGGTCGTGGTATGGGCAACGGCGAAAACTTTAAGCTGCTTGACGGCATCGCTGACAAGCTGGGTGCTGCCATTGGTGCATCGCGAGCGGCCGTAGATGCTGGGTTTGTGCCCAATGATATGCAGGTCGGCCAAACCGGTAAGATTGTGGCCCCTGAGCTGTATATTGCCGTGGGTATTTCTGGTGCTATTCAGCACTTGGCGGGCATGAAAGACTCCAAAGTCATTGTTGCGATCAACAAAGACGAAGAAGCGCCAATCTTCCAAGTCGCCGATTACGGCTTGGTGGGCGATCTCTTCGAGGTTCTGCCGGAGCTTGAAAGCAAGCTATAA
- a CDS encoding electron transfer flavoprotein subunit beta/FixA family protein, translating into MKVLVAVKRVIDYNVKIRVKADNSDVDLTNVKMAMNPFCEIAVEEAVRLKEKGVATEVVAVTVGPKAAQEQLRTALALGADRAIHIETDERVESLAVAKLLAKVVDEEQPGLVILGKQAIDTDNNQTGQMLAALTNLPQGTFASEVAVDGDKVNVTREIDGGLQTVALSLPAIVTTDLRLNEPRYAKLPDIMKAKKKPLDTKTPADYGVEVASKVSLLKVESPAERKGGVKVASVDELIDKLKNEAKVL; encoded by the coding sequence ATGAAAGTACTCGTCGCGGTTAAACGCGTCATCGACTATAACGTCAAAATCCGCGTGAAAGCGGACAACTCTGACGTTGATCTTACCAACGTCAAAATGGCGATGAACCCCTTCTGCGAAATTGCCGTAGAAGAAGCGGTGCGCCTCAAAGAGAAAGGTGTTGCGACAGAAGTCGTGGCCGTTACCGTTGGCCCCAAGGCGGCTCAAGAGCAGTTGCGCACCGCGCTAGCGCTTGGGGCGGACCGTGCTATTCATATTGAAACCGACGAGCGCGTTGAGTCGCTTGCGGTGGCTAAGTTGCTAGCTAAGGTTGTTGACGAAGAGCAACCTGGCTTAGTGATTCTTGGTAAGCAGGCTATCGATACCGACAACAATCAAACGGGGCAAATGCTGGCCGCGTTGACCAATCTACCCCAAGGTACGTTTGCCTCTGAGGTTGCTGTTGACGGTGACAAGGTGAATGTTACTCGCGAGATCGATGGTGGTCTGCAAACCGTAGCGCTTTCTCTGCCCGCTATCGTTACCACCGATTTGCGTTTGAACGAGCCGCGTTACGCGAAGCTGCCCGACATCATGAAGGCCAAGAAGAAGCCGCTGGATACCAAAACGCCCGCTGATTACGGGGTTGAAGTGGCCTCCAAGGTTAGCCTGCTCAAAGTGGAGTCCCCGGCAGAGCGCAAAGGTGGTGTTAAAGTCGCCTCGGTAGATGAATTGATCGACAAACTGAAAAACGAAGCCAAAGTGCTTTAA
- a CDS encoding electron transfer flavoprotein-ubiquinone oxidoreductase yields the protein MENVERDVMDFDVVIVGAGPSGLASACRLMQQANQAEQELTVCVVEKGSEVGAHILSGAVFEPRALAELFPDWEERGAPLNTPAVRDDVYLLKDAQKAQKIPNALVPKSMHNTGGELNRYVISAGNLCRWLAEQAESLGVEIFPGFAAQDVIIEDDAVRGILIGDMGVGADGTPKDGHMPGMELRAKYTLFAEGARGHLGKRLIKEFSLDAGRDPQHYGIGLKELWDVPADKHEPGLVLHGSGWPLEKDTHGGWFLYHAENQQVVVGLIMDLGYKNPWLSPFDEFQRMKHHPVLSQYLEGGKRVAYGARAITKGGFNCLPKMTFPGGLLIGCDAGTLNFAKIKGLHTAMKSGMVAAESVFEAIKGGDEGAQELASFTEKWQASWAYEELKESASFGPAMHKYGTVGGGAYNFVNQLLGNKLPNVHDTTTDHGVLKPAAEFEKITYPKPDGKLSFDKSTSVFLSNTNHEEDQPCHLRLADPELPIRDNLPTYAEPAQRYCPAGVYEVVEDDQGKPRFQINFQNCVHCKTCDIKDPAQNITWVAPEGGGGPNYPNM from the coding sequence GTGGAAAATGTTGAACGCGATGTCATGGACTTCGATGTAGTCATTGTCGGGGCTGGCCCCTCTGGTCTAGCTTCCGCTTGCCGTCTAATGCAACAGGCAAATCAAGCGGAACAAGAGTTGACGGTTTGTGTCGTCGAAAAAGGCTCCGAAGTCGGCGCCCATATCCTTTCTGGTGCTGTCTTTGAGCCCCGCGCACTGGCAGAGCTATTTCCTGATTGGGAAGAGCGTGGCGCACCGCTTAACACACCTGCCGTTCGTGACGATGTTTATCTATTAAAAGATGCTCAAAAAGCGCAAAAAATCCCTAATGCGCTAGTGCCAAAAAGCATGCATAACACTGGCGGCGAGCTTAATCGCTATGTGATTAGCGCAGGCAACCTATGCCGCTGGCTGGCAGAGCAAGCCGAGTCTCTTGGGGTGGAAATATTCCCTGGTTTTGCTGCCCAGGACGTAATTATCGAAGATGATGCAGTACGCGGCATCCTCATTGGTGATATGGGTGTTGGCGCAGATGGCACTCCCAAAGATGGCCATATGCCAGGCATGGAGCTGCGCGCGAAATACACACTATTTGCCGAAGGTGCCCGCGGCCACTTGGGTAAACGGTTAATCAAAGAGTTCTCACTAGATGCTGGCCGTGACCCACAGCACTACGGGATTGGCTTGAAAGAACTGTGGGATGTTCCCGCCGACAAACATGAACCTGGGCTTGTGCTTCACGGCTCGGGCTGGCCGCTTGAAAAAGACACTCACGGTGGCTGGTTCCTTTACCACGCGGAAAATCAGCAGGTCGTCGTTGGCCTCATTATGGATCTTGGTTATAAGAACCCCTGGCTGTCACCTTTTGATGAATTCCAGCGTATGAAGCATCACCCGGTGCTTAGCCAATATTTAGAAGGCGGCAAACGGGTTGCCTATGGTGCGCGCGCCATTACCAAAGGCGGCTTTAACTGCCTACCGAAAATGACGTTCCCGGGTGGCCTGTTGATTGGCTGCGATGCGGGCACGCTGAACTTTGCCAAAATCAAAGGTCTACACACAGCGATGAAATCTGGCATGGTCGCTGCAGAAAGTGTCTTTGAAGCCATTAAGGGGGGTGATGAAGGTGCTCAGGAGCTGGCTAGCTTCACTGAGAAATGGCAAGCTAGCTGGGCCTATGAAGAGCTGAAAGAGAGCGCAAGCTTTGGCCCTGCTATGCATAAATATGGCACGGTAGGCGGCGGTGCTTACAACTTCGTCAATCAACTGCTGGGCAATAAGCTACCCAATGTTCATGACACCACCACCGACCACGGCGTGCTGAAGCCTGCTGCTGAGTTCGAAAAAATCACTTATCCGAAGCCCGATGGCAAATTGTCGTTTGATAAATCGACTTCCGTCTTTTTGTCCAACACCAACCACGAAGAAGACCAGCCCTGCCATCTGCGCCTAGCAGATCCAGAGCTGCCGATTCGCGACAACCTGCCAACCTATGCAGAACCGGCCCAACGCTACTGCCCTGCGGGGGTTTATGAAGTGGTGGAAGATGATCAAGGCAAGCCACGCTTCCAGATCAACTTCCAGAACTGCGTGCACTGCAAAACCTGCGATATTAAAGACCCTGCCCAAAATATTACCTGGGTAGCACCAGAAGGCGGCGGCGGGCCCAACTATCCCAATATGTAA
- a CDS encoding ATP-dependent helicase has protein sequence MKLTAEQQAVVQHREGHARVAAVAGAGKTTTMAARVLHLLASGVSPKRMLVLMFNRSARDDFQRRLISMAPQGQPLPDVRTFHSLGHRLTQSLCRWGALAPRRLLSADWQLERLLRQASLNVLHDAVERRDAVERRDAAIEGDRLEALAHFCGLVKAEMLSADVLYKRLNYEPDTDYFPSAFDEAERLLHVEGVMTYADLLYRPLQVLEAEQTLRSRVEGFLDHVIIDEYQDINTAQQRLLAVLAGSSANVMAVGDANQCIYEWRGARPDTMLENFTATFGSATNYPLSITFRHGHALALTANHAIMANQRRPDQLCLADANNPETHISVGQGSRLLLDALVDWQAQGRALSDVSLLVRSWALSVPFQLALLQAGIPFRLQREDRFVFRLPLVQALAGYLKLSRQPELLHDPEQLLLLLSQPTPFVARERLQQLAYQLAGTQRWPERHEPVLTSLKPLQRRTLKKRWALLCELPKLSGWPPAKLLSHVVETIEAEKTLKRAAARRDKGEEDVRLLDVLIEQADSVKDPDAFIELLERPVENQAGGVLISTVHGAKGLEWPLVAVAGVNEEDFPHYSRDNPLNDERLEEERRLFYVAITRAQEQLLVLHDGGVHRPSRFIAESAWQDSLRVASCLSRQDTPATAVQVTSPSLVKRYLERLGRTDIELAAPQINEAAASYQADAHFYPGQRLIHAVFGEGEVASVEGNPSDPVIDVRFVQAGRRRLIARRAPIECLEPPAQPA, from the coding sequence GTGAAGTTAACCGCTGAACAGCAAGCCGTTGTCCAGCATCGCGAGGGGCATGCCCGCGTAGCTGCTGTTGCAGGGGCGGGTAAGACCACCACCATGGCGGCAAGGGTGCTCCACCTGTTGGCGTCTGGTGTATCGCCGAAGCGTATGCTGGTGCTGATGTTTAACCGCTCAGCCCGAGACGATTTTCAACGCCGCCTGATCAGCATGGCGCCTCAAGGGCAGCCATTGCCAGATGTGCGCACCTTTCACTCTCTTGGTCATCGGTTGACGCAGAGTCTGTGTCGCTGGGGGGCGCTTGCGCCGAGACGCCTGCTGTCTGCTGATTGGCAGCTAGAGCGCCTGTTACGTCAGGCGAGCTTGAATGTGCTTCACGATGCCGTTGAGCGTCGCGATGCCGTTGAGCGTCGCGATGCGGCTATCGAAGGCGACCGATTAGAAGCGCTTGCTCACTTCTGTGGGCTGGTAAAAGCGGAAATGCTATCGGCTGATGTACTTTACAAGCGTCTCAATTACGAGCCGGATACTGACTACTTTCCCAGCGCATTTGATGAAGCTGAACGGCTGTTGCACGTTGAAGGCGTCATGACCTACGCTGACTTGCTCTATCGGCCCCTGCAAGTGTTAGAAGCCGAACAGACCTTGCGCAGTCGTGTGGAAGGTTTTCTTGATCATGTGATCATTGATGAATACCAGGATATTAATACTGCCCAGCAGCGGTTGCTGGCGGTGTTGGCGGGCTCCAGCGCCAATGTGATGGCGGTAGGTGATGCGAATCAGTGCATCTACGAATGGCGGGGCGCACGCCCTGACACCATGCTGGAAAACTTTACCGCCACGTTTGGCAGCGCCACAAACTACCCGCTCTCTATCACGTTTCGTCATGGCCACGCGCTGGCGCTGACCGCAAACCATGCCATCATGGCTAATCAGCGCCGACCAGACCAGCTCTGTTTGGCGGATGCTAATAATCCTGAGACCCATATATCTGTCGGCCAGGGCAGCCGACTGCTGCTCGATGCCTTAGTCGATTGGCAAGCGCAGGGGCGCGCGTTGAGCGATGTTAGTCTGCTGGTGCGTAGTTGGGCGCTTTCGGTGCCATTTCAGTTGGCGTTACTGCAGGCAGGTATTCCATTTCGTCTTCAACGAGAAGATCGTTTCGTTTTCCGACTCCCTCTCGTGCAGGCATTGGCTGGCTATTTGAAACTGTCTCGCCAGCCAGAGCTGCTGCACGATCCAGAGCAACTCTTGCTTTTGCTCTCTCAGCCAACGCCTTTTGTTGCCCGTGAGCGGCTTCAGCAGCTTGCCTATCAGCTGGCCGGCACCCAGCGCTGGCCTGAACGCCACGAGCCGGTACTAACCTCTCTAAAGCCGCTGCAGCGCCGCACGCTTAAAAAACGCTGGGCGCTGCTATGTGAGCTGCCCAAATTAAGTGGTTGGCCGCCTGCAAAGCTGCTGAGTCATGTGGTGGAAACGATCGAAGCGGAAAAAACCTTAAAGCGAGCAGCGGCAAGACGCGATAAGGGCGAAGAGGACGTTCGTCTATTGGATGTGCTTATCGAGCAGGCCGATAGCGTGAAAGATCCAGATGCGTTTATCGAACTGCTCGAGCGTCCAGTGGAGAACCAGGCTGGCGGTGTTCTGATTAGCACGGTTCACGGAGCGAAAGGTCTGGAGTGGCCGTTGGTCGCCGTTGCCGGGGTGAATGAAGAGGACTTTCCGCACTACAGTCGAGACAATCCGCTCAATGATGAGAGGTTAGAAGAAGAGCGACGACTGTTTTACGTGGCGATTACACGGGCTCAAGAGCAACTGCTGGTGCTGCATGATGGGGGTGTTCATCGGCCTAGTCGCTTTATTGCGGAAAGCGCCTGGCAGGATAGTTTGCGGGTAGCGTCATGTTTGTCGCGCCAAGATACACCCGCCACGGCTGTGCAGGTAACATCGCCGAGCTTGGTGAAGCGCTATCTTGAGCGCTTAGGGCGAACGGATATTGAGCTGGCAGCGCCGCAGATCAATGAGGCAGCGGCAAGTTATCAGGCTGATGCACACTTTTACCCAGGACAACGCTTGATACATGCCGTGTTTGGAGAAGGTGAGGTGGCCTCGGTAGAAGGTAACCCCTCCGATCCTGTCATCGATGTGCGCTTTGTACAGGCTGGTCGGCGCCGTCTCATTGCTCGACGCGCGCCGATTGAGTGCCTAGAGCCACCGGCGCAGCCAGCGTAA
- a CDS encoding DUF1285 domain-containing protein: protein MNIDRLMQQFNGSATIPPVDQWQPALSGDIDIVIQADGTWLHEGKPFERLAIPRLLASLLRRDADGYCLVTPVERWRVTVVDCPFVAVEADFHDDAWWLTTQFDDVVRVDAEHLLSLSKTPEGVLAPECAVRFGLAARLHRNVYYRLVEQATLSEADDGECQCRLYSAGSWYVLGQFNANDAMPGEVT from the coding sequence ATGAATATTGATCGGCTTATGCAGCAATTTAACGGTTCGGCGACGATTCCCCCCGTTGATCAGTGGCAGCCAGCACTTAGTGGCGATATTGATATCGTTATTCAGGCTGATGGCACGTGGCTGCATGAAGGAAAGCCGTTTGAGCGCCTTGCCATACCACGGTTGTTAGCGAGCCTATTACGCCGCGATGCCGATGGCTATTGCCTGGTAACGCCTGTTGAGCGTTGGCGTGTCACCGTGGTTGACTGCCCGTTCGTGGCGGTAGAAGCAGATTTTCACGATGATGCCTGGTGGCTGACGACCCAATTCGATGACGTTGTGCGTGTGGATGCAGAGCATCTGCTTAGTCTCTCCAAAACGCCTGAGGGTGTCCTTGCCCCTGAGTGTGCCGTGCGCTTTGGGCTAGCGGCTCGTTTGCATCGCAATGTGTATTATCGATTGGTAGAGCAGGCCACGCTGAGCGAGGCAGACGACGGCGAATGCCAATGCCGACTCTACAGCGCAGGATCTTGGTATGTCTTAGGTCAGTTTAATGCCAATGATGCGATGCCAGGCGAGGTGACGTGA
- a CDS encoding TatD family hydrolase — translation MFVDSHCHLDRLSELTHDGDIAATLAAARAANVSQFLAVAVTLEEMPGLAAIAREHHDVVISAGLHPLHQAPKEPSVSDIVDAAEQYGAVAIGETGLDYHYQDSVPVEVQSERFKRHLIAANELELPVIIHTREAKEDTLALLREHTNPEVGGVLHCFTEGLDMAREAVRLGFYISLSGIITFRNAASLRELARKLPLDRLLIETDSPYLAPVPYRGKPNEPAWVVEVAECIAKERGISVDEVAMQTTANFYHLFRAAVPDAPDNVKEALAQSGLVV, via the coding sequence ATGTTTGTTGATTCCCACTGCCATTTAGACCGTTTATCTGAGCTAACCCACGACGGTGATATTGCCGCAACGCTGGCGGCTGCTCGTGCTGCTAATGTGAGCCAGTTCTTAGCTGTTGCGGTGACGCTTGAGGAGATGCCGGGGTTGGCGGCAATCGCTCGTGAGCACCACGACGTGGTTATTTCGGCGGGACTGCATCCGCTTCATCAGGCTCCGAAAGAGCCAAGCGTAAGCGATATTGTTGATGCTGCTGAGCAGTACGGTGCCGTCGCCATCGGTGAAACAGGGTTGGATTATCACTATCAGGACAGCGTGCCTGTAGAGGTTCAGAGCGAGCGGTTTAAGCGCCATTTAATTGCAGCCAATGAGCTAGAGCTGCCGGTAATTATTCATACCCGTGAAGCGAAAGAAGACACGTTAGCGTTGCTGCGTGAGCACACGAATCCTGAGGTAGGCGGCGTATTACACTGCTTTACTGAAGGTTTAGACATGGCGCGTGAAGCTGTGCGGCTTGGGTTCTATATCTCGCTATCGGGTATTATTACCTTCCGCAATGCTGCGTCGCTTAGAGAGCTGGCCAGAAAACTGCCGCTTGACCGGCTGCTGATTGAAACCGATAGCCCTTATTTGGCGCCTGTTCCTTATCGTGGCAAGCCCAACGAACCCGCTTGGGTGGTTGAGGTGGCAGAGTGTATCGCTAAAGAACGCGGGATCAGCGTTGATGAAGTGGCGATGCAAACCACCGCCAATTTTTATCATCTGTTCCGCGCTGCCGTGCCCGATGCCCCTGATAACGTAAAGGAAGCGTTGGCGCAGTCCGGTTTAGTGGTATAA